One segment of Patescibacteria group bacterium DNA contains the following:
- the dnaA gene encoding chromosomal replication initiator protein DnaA, whose amino-acid sequence MTPQELWQATLGELETLLSKANFTTWFRHTNIVSYDDNKVVINVPNIFTKEYLAKKYHSAILKAIRNITNNPNLKEIEYKIESSIQNKSAFTRPTETIINNEEIIPAKEVFKTSNQITNEKPLNNNKNNLNYKYTLNTFIVGKNNDLAHAASLAVIKSPGTAYNPLFIYGGVGLGKTHLMHAIGNKILENSQEMKVFYTTCENFTNDYLTAVRNLSGNGQRSMEDFNNKYRTLDVLLVDDIQFLSNKERTEEVFFNIFNELHQSNKQIIISSDRPPKAIPDIEQRLISRFEWGMIVDISIPDLETKIAIIQEKLKEKNTILENDIIEYLAGSIRNNIRELEGVLNRVIALTQLQNRSISLEEVKQITAATISNNQKNNLTPKNIIKLVSEYYDITIDNIISPCRKKNLTEPRQITMYLMREELKLSYPVIGQELGGRDHTTVIHACDKIINLIKINEKIRQDINIIKQKLFV is encoded by the coding sequence ATGACACCACAAGAACTCTGGCAGGCCACTTTAGGAGAGTTAGAAACTTTATTATCTAAAGCTAACTTTACTACTTGGTTTAGACATACTAATATAGTTAGTTATGATGATAATAAGGTGGTTATTAATGTGCCTAATATTTTTACTAAAGAATATTTAGCTAAAAAATATCATAGTGCCATATTAAAAGCGATTAGAAATATTACTAATAACCCTAATTTAAAAGAAATTGAATATAAAATAGAATCATCAATTCAAAATAAAAGCGCCTTTACCAGACCAACAGAAACTATAATTAACAATGAAGAAATAATTCCCGCCAAAGAAGTATTTAAAACTTCTAACCAAATAACTAATGAAAAACCTCTTAATAATAATAAAAATAATTTAAATTATAAATACACCCTTAATACTTTTATTGTAGGAAAAAATAATGATTTAGCTCATGCCGCATCTTTAGCGGTAATAAAATCACCTGGTACGGCTTATAACCCTTTGTTTATTTATGGTGGTGTTGGATTAGGTAAAACCCATTTAATGCATGCTATTGGTAATAAAATATTGGAAAATAGCCAAGAAATGAAGGTTTTTTATACAACTTGTGAAAATTTTACCAATGATTATCTAACAGCTGTACGTAATCTTTCTGGCAACGGCCAACGCTCAATGGAAGATTTTAATAATAAATATAGGACTTTAGATGTACTTTTAGTTGATGATATCCAATTTTTATCTAATAAAGAAAGAACAGAAGAAGTTTTTTTTAATATTTTTAATGAATTACATCAAAGCAATAAACAAATTATTATTTCCTCTGACCGGCCACCTAAAGCCATACCAGATATTGAACAACGTTTAATTTCCCGTTTTGAATGGGGAATGATTGTTGATATTTCTATTCCTGATTTAGAGACAAAAATCGCGATTATTCAAGAAAAATTAAAAGAAAAAAATACAATTTTAGAAAATGATATTATTGAATATTTAGCTGGATCAATTAGAAATAATATCCGTGAATTAGAAGGTGTTTTAAATCGAGTAATTGCTTTAACTCAGCTACAAAATCGCTCTATTTCCTTAGAGGAAGTCAAACAAATTACTGCAGCTACAATTAGTAATAATCAAAAAAATAATTTAACTCCTAAAAACATAATTAAATTGGTTTCTGAATATTATGATATAACTATTGATAATATTATCAGTCCTTGCCGTAAAAAGAATTTAACTGAACCGCGCCAAATTACTATGTATTTAATGCGGGAAGAACTTAAATTATCTTATCCGGTAATCGGCCAAGAATTAGGTGGGCGCGATCATACTACTGTTATTCATGCTTGTGATAAAATCATTAATCTTATTAAGATTAATGAAAAAATCAGACAAGATATAAATATAATTAAACAAAAGTTATTTGTTTAA
- the dnaN gene encoding DNA polymerase III subunit beta, whose product MKLSCTQENLNQAINVVSHIAGKNSNLPILANILIKAENKNLTLSATNLEVGVTINIRSKVENDGEFSIDAKLLNNYISLLPKDRVDLELINEELKIQCQKQKTKIKGQNTSDFPLIPKIEKENPYIISAKKLRDAIYSVFFSAANSELRPELSGVLMDFSADKLILAATDSYRLAEIKIDYIENNKSPKLNNNEKVIIPAKSLQEISRILSVFKDDNNLEIIENIEIYTNENQIMFVYNGVEFISRLIDGQYPDYNQIIPAECPNKIKVNINELIKAVKAASLFVKNGVFDIKLDYNKSPNELIIISSSSQTGENESIVEMEKIGLGNEIILNYKYLLDGLQVLNSEKVEFSISDPNNPCIIRGKNNDYLYLIMPIRQ is encoded by the coding sequence ATGAAATTATCTTGTACTCAGGAAAATCTTAATCAAGCAATAAATGTTGTTTCCCATATAGCGGGTAAAAATTCTAATTTACCTATTTTAGCTAATATTTTAATTAAAGCAGAAAATAAGAATTTAACCCTATCAGCAACTAATTTAGAAGTTGGAGTAACAATTAATATTAGAAGTAAAGTGGAAAATGATGGAGAATTTTCAATTGATGCTAAATTACTTAATAATTATATTTCTTTACTGCCAAAAGACAGAGTTGATTTGGAATTAATTAATGAAGAATTAAAAATTCAATGCCAAAAACAGAAAACTAAAATAAAAGGCCAAAATACCTCTGATTTTCCTTTAATACCTAAAATTGAAAAAGAAAATCCTTATATTATTTCAGCTAAAAAATTACGAGATGCTATTTATAGTGTATTTTTTTCAGCTGCTAATTCTGAATTAAGACCTGAATTATCAGGCGTTTTAATGGATTTTTCAGCTGATAAATTGATTTTAGCCGCTACTGATAGTTACCGTTTAGCTGAAATAAAAATTGATTATATTGAGAATAATAAAAGTCCTAAACTTAATAATAATGAAAAAGTTATTATTCCCGCTAAATCATTACAGGAAATATCTCGTATTTTAAGTGTATTTAAAGATGATAATAATTTGGAAATAATTGAAAACATAGAAATTTATACTAATGAAAACCAAATTATGTTTGTTTATAATGGTGTAGAATTTATTTCTCGCCTAATTGATGGCCAATATCCTGATTATAATCAAATTATACCTGCAGAATGCCCAAATAAAATAAAAGTTAATATTAATGAATTAATTAAAGCAGTAAAAGCTGCTAGTTTATTTGTAAAAAATGGAGTATTTGATATTAAATTAGATTATAATAAATCTCCTAATGAATTAATAATTATATCTTCATCTTCCCAAACAGGAGAAAATGAATCAATAGTAGAAATGGAAAAAATCGGTCTAGGAAATGAAATAATTTTAAATTATAAGTACTTATTAGATGGATTACAGGTATTAAATTCAGAAAAAGTAGAATTTTCTATTAGTGATCCTAATAATCCTTGTATTATTAGGGGTAAAAATAATGATTATCTTTATTTAATTATGCCTATTAGGCAATAA
- a CDS encoding diacylglycerol kinase family protein: protein MYYYIYDNYLNEAKYSNTLSKIESRLADFGINGKITRISPLKNLKLTLREDLNQGVKTVVVVGNDKTLNQIINLLPDLSLTLGFIPIGPNNNLCNIFGIPEGEEACNIISQRIIEKINLGIINDHYYFISYLEMSGDNIYINCDDDYYISVDKKDSIIIVSNIYYGDYINKIPLINNKNWLNLVIKNVNKKIFSQQKESFSYFKAKKIKIDSDKSIPILLIDEKRIIKNPIKINLAIEKINLIVGKNRNYN, encoded by the coding sequence ATGTATTATTATATTTACGATAACTATCTAAATGAAGCTAAATACAGTAATACTCTTTCTAAAATAGAGTCACGACTGGCTGATTTTGGTATTAATGGAAAAATAACCAGGATTTCACCTTTAAAAAATCTTAAACTGACTTTACGTGAAGATTTAAATCAAGGTGTAAAAACAGTAGTGGTAGTAGGTAATGATAAAACCCTAAATCAAATAATAAATCTTTTACCTGATTTATCATTAACCTTGGGTTTTATACCGATTGGACCAAATAATAATTTATGTAATATTTTTGGTATTCCAGAAGGTGAGGAGGCTTGTAATATTATATCACAAAGAATTATAGAAAAAATAAATCTTGGAATAATAAATGATCATTATTATTTTATTTCTTATTTAGAGATGTCTGGTGATAATATTTATATTAATTGTGATGATGATTATTATATTAGTGTTGATAAAAAAGATAGTATTATAATAGTTAGTAATATTTACTATGGGGATTATATTAATAAAATACCTTTAATTAATAATAAAAATTGGCTTAATTTAGTAATAAAAAATGTTAATAAAAAAATATTTTCTCAACAAAAAGAATCTTTTAGTTATTTTAAGGCAAAAAAAATAAAAATTGATAGTGATAAATCAATTCCTATACTTTTAATAGATGAAAAAAGAATTATTAAAAATCCGATAAAAATAAATTTAGCAATAGAAAAAATAAATTTAATTGTAGGTAAGAATAGAAACTATAATTAA
- a CDS encoding polymer-forming cytoskeletal protein — translation MFKENQPLINETDTIIGPSVKVEGDFITEGNIIVEGMICGTIKTSKNLKVGPDSKIFANIGAENALIAGEIQGNISIKNKLELTSTARIYGDIKTGILSIAGGALINGKCTMNDNKDRSPKPESTKQKKMELKPPIIDKQ, via the coding sequence ATGTTTAAAGAAAACCAACCATTAATAAATGAGACAGATACTATTATCGGTCCATCAGTAAAAGTCGAAGGTGATTTTATTACTGAAGGCAATATTATTGTTGAGGGTATGATTTGCGGCACCATTAAAACAAGTAAAAATCTTAAAGTAGGCCCAGATTCAAAAATATTCGCTAATATTGGAGCAGAAAATGCTTTAATCGCCGGGGAAATACAAGGAAATATTAGTATAAAAAATAAATTAGAGTTAACATCAACTGCCAGAATTTACGGTGATATAAAAACAGGGATATTATCAATTGCCGGCGGTGCTTTAATTAATGGTAAATGTACTATGAATGATAATAAGGATCGCAGTCCTAAACCGGAATCTACGAAACAAAAGAAAATGGAATTAAAGCCGCCAATAATTGATAAACAATAA
- a CDS encoding Hsp20/alpha crystallin family protein has translation MTNSFLKTKLNSENEKTQENNDFIGYFGNNPQWFDGEAQLSCDVYETKNDIIVRTTVAGVKPENLDISISNDLLTIRGSRQQEEEVNKEDYYSQECYWGAFSRSIVLPREVDQKKIDANLKNGVLTIKLPKKYKTSGIKIRQINE, from the coding sequence ATGACTAATTCTTTCCTAAAAACAAAATTAAACTCAGAAAACGAAAAAACCCAAGAAAATAATGATTTTATCGGGTATTTTGGTAATAATCCTCAATGGTTTGATGGGGAAGCACAATTATCTTGCGATGTTTATGAGACAAAAAATGATATTATTGTCAGGACTACGGTTGCCGGAGTCAAACCTGAAAATTTGGATATTTCCATTTCTAATGATTTATTAACTATCCGAGGATCGCGTCAACAAGAAGAAGAAGTTAATAAAGAAGATTATTATTCTCAAGAGTGTTATTGGGGAGCCTTTTCCCGCTCAATTGTTTTACCAAGAGAAGTTGATCAAAAGAAAATAGATGCTAATCTTAAAAATGGCGTATTAACAATAAAACTTCCTAAAAAATATAAGACGTCAGGGATAAAAATAAGGCAAATAAATGAGTAG
- a CDS encoding VanW family protein, producing MLEDLLKKIQLNKINNKISGHWLIIFSLAVVFLILFIFIISFELVYAAKFLPHSRIGSIDLSNLSIGQALDKVENKANEINQNGFSFIYQNDNQDKISPLEIPEDPDVSGVDLLFYDIHQTVYSNFQLGHNNNFILSVAQQLGILSGHKKLSASYKLNEELLIKLLKQQFKLLEQPAMNARPNIQCEREDCQITILPEKQGWVIDYNSIIKEIKNNLDQLENRPIKINPIISQPEIKQSDIGDKKNKIQTILISSSTEFIYQDKKWVLSKKSLSQFLDFQKVNNQIVIGINQDKFFDWFKLNISSELDKPAKNASLEIKNGKVNKLSTHQNGLEADKEKAYNDFNQKMINSDYSVNQIIITTREIYPEVTTDQVNDLGIKEIIGTGQSSFAGSPTNRRKNIKNGAAKLHGLLIKPEEEFSLIKALLPIDAANGYFPELVIKGNKTTAEYGGGLCQIGTTVFRSALASGLPILERQNHSYNVTYYLESGLPGVDATIYDPKPDLRFRNDTGNYILIQARIEGDKLYFDFWGINDGRTTTRTKPKTWGVKVPLPTKIIETTDLDPGVKKCTESSHNGISASFDYIVVYGDGKTVTSTFTSVYKPWQAVCLVGVATEQASSTEVIETSN from the coding sequence ATGCTTGAAGATTTACTGAAGAAAATTCAGTTAAATAAGATTAATAATAAAATAAGCGGCCACTGGTTAATAATATTTTCTCTAGCCGTTGTTTTTTTAATTTTATTTATTTTTATTATTTCTTTTGAATTGGTTTATGCCGCTAAATTTTTACCCCATAGCCGTATCGGCTCAATTGATTTATCAAATTTAAGTATTGGTCAGGCATTGGATAAAGTTGAAAATAAAGCCAATGAAATAAATCAAAATGGCTTTAGTTTCATTTATCAAAATGATAATCAAGATAAGATTTCACCTTTGGAAATACCGGAAGATCCTGATGTTTCAGGGGTTGATTTATTATTTTATGATATTCATCAAACAGTTTATAGTAACTTTCAATTAGGGCATAATAATAATTTTATTTTAAGTGTAGCTCAGCAATTAGGTATTCTCTCTGGTCATAAAAAGCTATCCGCCTCTTACAAATTAAATGAAGAGCTTTTAATTAAACTGTTAAAACAGCAATTTAAATTATTAGAACAACCAGCAATGAATGCCCGACCAAATATTCAATGCGAAAGAGAAGATTGCCAAATAACTATTTTACCGGAAAAACAAGGATGGGTTATTGATTATAATAGTATTATTAAAGAAATAAAAAATAATCTTGATCAATTAGAAAATAGACCGATAAAAATCAACCCAATTATTTCTCAACCAGAAATAAAACAATCAGATATAGGCGATAAAAAAAATAAAATACAAACTATTTTAATTTCTTCCAGTACAGAATTTATTTATCAAGATAAAAAATGGGTTTTGAGTAAAAAAAGCCTAAGTCAGTTTTTAGATTTTCAAAAAGTGAATAATCAAATAGTTATCGGTATTAATCAAGACAAATTTTTTGACTGGTTTAAATTGAATATTAGTTCAGAATTGGATAAGCCGGCTAAAAATGCTTCTTTAGAAATAAAGAATGGCAAAGTAAATAAATTATCAACTCATCAGAACGGACTGGAAGCGGATAAAGAAAAAGCTTATAATGATTTTAATCAAAAAATGATTAATAGTGATTATTCAGTTAATCAAATAATTATAACTACCAGAGAGATTTATCCTGAAGTGACGACCGACCAAGTTAATGATCTTGGTATTAAGGAAATTATCGGTACCGGACAATCATCATTTGCCGGCAGTCCGACTAACCGCCGGAAAAATATTAAAAATGGCGCCGCCAAACTTCATGGCTTATTAATCAAGCCGGAAGAAGAATTTTCTTTAATTAAAGCTTTACTGCCGATAGATGCGGCCAATGGTTATTTTCCTGAATTAGTGATTAAAGGCAATAAAACTACAGCTGAATACGGCGGAGGATTATGCCAAATCGGTACTACTGTTTTTCGTTCCGCCTTAGCTTCCGGCCTACCTATCTTAGAACGGCAAAACCATTCTTATAATGTGACTTATTATTTAGAAAGTGGCTTACCAGGAGTTGATGCTACAATTTATGATCCGAAACCTGATTTAAGATTTAGAAATGATACTGGCAATTATATTTTAATTCAAGCCAGAATAGAAGGTGATAAGCTATATTTTGATTTTTGGGGAATTAACGATGGGCGCACTACTACTAGGACAAAACCTAAAACATGGGGTGTTAAGGTTCCATTACCAACAAAAATTATTGAGACTACTGATTTAGATCCTGGAGTGAAAAAATGTACTGAGAGTTCACATAATGGCATTAGCGCGTCTTTTGACTATATAGTGGTATATGGTGATGGAAAAACAGTTACTAGCACTTTTACCTCAGTTTACAAACCTTGGCAAGCGGTATGCCTGGTTGGAGTGGCTACTGAACAAGCATCTAGTACAGAAGTAATAGAAACTAGTAATTAA